The following proteins are co-located in the Brachybacterium sacelli genome:
- a CDS encoding APC family permease, whose protein sequence is MSTSAGPASSGALARRLRLDDAVVIGLASMIGAGAFVSLGAAQDLVGTLAPLAVLLAGVVALGNATSTAQLAAQHPSSGGTYHFGNQQLGPWWGFLAGWCFVIGKIASCAAMALVIAAYLVPEPAQRLVAALVIIVLTAVNLVGITRTAALARVLVTVAVAALLLTAGRLVVGLAVAPIDPSEGLDSTDGDAGLTHLSTIPGPLAGEAAGLWDGGLAAALGAGTGGVVGIALVVLQAAAIMFFAFAGYARVATLGEEVLDPRRTIPRAILVALALVCALYLGLSILLVFVGPAPTGEGWGPAPFLSALESVGAGPAWEAIITVGAVAAAAGALLALVAGVSRTILAMAREGDLPRPLARSSNRYAVPQRAEVVAALAVLVLVLLASDVLVAITASSFGVLLYYAVANLAAFTQAGQWRMFPRSLQVMGLVGCVVLVAALPGRSLVAGVGLVAVGLAYRGIVLAARRS, encoded by the coding sequence ATGAGCACTTCCGCCGGCCCAGCGTCCTCCGGGGCTCTCGCCCGCCGTCTCCGACTGGACGACGCCGTCGTCATCGGACTCGCCTCGATGATCGGGGCGGGCGCCTTCGTCTCTCTCGGAGCCGCCCAGGACCTGGTGGGCACTCTGGCGCCGCTCGCGGTGCTGTTGGCCGGCGTGGTCGCCCTGGGCAACGCCACCTCGACCGCACAGCTCGCTGCTCAGCACCCGTCCTCCGGAGGTACTTATCACTTCGGCAACCAGCAGCTGGGGCCCTGGTGGGGTTTTCTCGCCGGCTGGTGCTTCGTGATCGGAAAGATCGCCTCCTGTGCCGCGATGGCCCTGGTCATCGCCGCCTACCTGGTGCCCGAGCCGGCCCAGCGCCTCGTGGCCGCGCTGGTGATCATCGTCCTGACGGCCGTGAACCTCGTGGGCATCACCCGCACCGCCGCCCTCGCCCGCGTGCTGGTCACCGTGGCGGTCGCCGCGCTGCTGCTGACAGCCGGGCGTCTGGTCGTCGGTCTCGCCGTCGCCCCGATCGACCCGTCCGAAGGGCTCGACTCCACCGACGGGGACGCCGGCCTCACCCATCTCTCGACCATCCCGGGGCCACTGGCCGGGGAGGCCGCGGGGCTGTGGGACGGTGGCCTGGCCGCGGCGCTCGGCGCCGGCACCGGGGGCGTCGTCGGGATCGCGCTCGTCGTGCTGCAGGCCGCCGCCATCATGTTCTTCGCCTTCGCCGGCTACGCCCGGGTGGCGACCCTCGGCGAGGAGGTCCTCGACCCCCGTCGCACCATCCCGCGGGCGATCCTGGTGGCCCTGGCCCTGGTCTGCGCGCTGTACCTGGGCCTGTCGATCCTGCTGGTGTTCGTCGGCCCCGCCCCCACCGGCGAGGGCTGGGGGCCGGCGCCGTTCCTCAGCGCTCTGGAGTCCGTGGGCGCGGGCCCGGCGTGGGAAGCGATCATCACCGTCGGTGCCGTCGCAGCTGCTGCCGGGGCGCTGCTGGCCCTGGTCGCGGGCGTCTCCCGCACGATCCTCGCCATGGCTCGCGAAGGGGACCTGCCGCGACCCCTCGCCCGCTCCAGCAACCGGTACGCCGTGCCGCAGCGGGCGGAGGTCGTCGCTGCGCTGGCCGTGCTGGTGCTGGTGCTGCTGGCCTCCGACGTGCTGGTCGCGATCACGGCCTCGTCCTTCGGAGTGCTGCTGTACTACGCGGTCGCGAACCTCGCGGCCTTCACCCAGGCCGGGCAATGGCGGATGTTCCCGAGGTCGCTGCAGGTGATGGGGCTGGTCGGATGTGTGGTGCTGGTCGCAGCCCTGCCCGGGCGCTCCCTCGTGGCAGGGGTGGGGCTGGTCGCGGTCGGCCTCGCCTACCGGGGGATCGTGCTGGCGGCGCGGAGGAGCTGA